The nucleotide sequence TTGAATATTGAGGTCGCCGTGACAGGTTTATGGCAAGACTGCCTGGGTCAGTTACAACATGAACTGCCTGCTCAGCAATACAACACGTGGATACGCCCTTTGGTGGCCAGTACTGATGATAATGGTCAGTTAAGCCTCAGTGCGCCGAACCGCTTTGTAAAAGACTGGGTTAAAGACAAATACCTGCAGCGCATCCAGGAAATCCTGTCTGAATTAAACGGCGGACGTATTACTCATGCTGAAGTGGTTGTCGGCGAAGCTCGTCCGGTTTTTCAACGTCCTGCAGTGCAGTCCACTCGTCCGACGGCTCCGCCACCGCCACCGCCACCGCGACCAAAGCCAGCACCCGCTCCTGTTGCTGCTAAAGAAGAGTTTGCGTTTGCTCAGCCAACCAATAACACCGGTTTTGAAGCAACCGATTATTCTCAGGTGGCTCAAACACCTTCAATGGCGGATAACGCGCCGCAGCAGGGCGATTTATTAGCTGCGGATAACAGTGGCTTTAATGAACCGCCAGCAGTTGTGAGTCAGGCTCCTACTTTTGCCCCTTTTAATAGTGGCAATCCGTCACCTGCGCCCCGTCAGCCAGTAAAACCCAAACGTGAAGTGCAGGTAGAAGGGGGCTTACAGCATCAGAGCTTCCTGAATACCAATTTTACCTTCCAGAGTTTTGTTGAAGGTAAATCGAACCAGCTGGCTCATGCCGCTGCGCGCCAGGTGGCCGAAAACGCCGGTGGCTCGTACAACCCACTGTTTATATACGGTGGTGTGGGTTTAGGTAAAACTCACTTAATGCACGCAGTGGGTAACTATCTGCAAAGCAAAGATCCGAATGCCAAAGTGTTGTACGTGCATTCTGAACGTTTTGTGCAGGATATGGTGAAAGCGCTACAGCTGAACGCTATCAACGAATTCAAACGTTTCTACCGCGGTCTGGATGCATTGTTAATTGACGACATCCAGTTTTTCGCCGGTAAAGAACGCTCCCAGGAAGAATTTTTCCACACCTTTAATGCCTTATTAGAAGGCGGTCAGCAGATGATTCTGACGTGTGACCGCTATCCAAAAGAAATTAATGGCCTGGAAGAGCGCCTGAAAAGCCGTTTCGGCTGGGGTTTAACCGTAGCGGTAGAACCACCGGAACTGGAAACCCGGGTTGCTATCTTAATGAAGAAGGCTGAGCAGAGTAATGTGCACCTGCCAGACGATGCTGCTTTCTTTATCGCCCAGAAAATCCGTTCTAACGTACGGGAACTGGAAGGGGCACTGAAGCGGGTGATTGCGAACTCGCATTTTACCGGCAGTGACATTACTCTTCCTTTTATTAAAGAATCACTAAAAGACCTGTTGGCTCTGCAGGATAAACAAGTCAGTATCGACAATATTCAGCGAATTGTGGCTGAGTATTACAAACTGAAGTTGTCTGATTTATTATCTAAGCGCCGCACGCGTTCCATTGCCCGTCCACGACAGGTGGCGATGGCGTTGAGCAAAGAATTAACCAATCACAGCCTACCGGAAATCGGCGCTGCGTTTGGTGGTCGTGACCACACGACAGTTTTGCACGCATGCCGTAAAATCAAAGAGTTACAGGAAACGACTGCAGACGTTCGGGAAGATTACAAGAACTTACTGCGTTCACTGACAACCTAGATCTGAGTGGAGAACCATGAAATTCGTTATCTCTAGGGAAGCCCTTCTGCGCCCATTGCAACTGGTAGCCGGCGTAGTGGAAAAACGCCAGACGCTGCCGGTACTGTCCAACGTGCTGTTGGAAGTTCAGGGCCAGCAGCTGTCTTTAACGGGTACAGATCTGGAAGTTGAACTGGTTGGTCGCGTCACGCTTGACGAGGTTGGCCAGGAAGGTGAGATTACTGTACCCGCGAAAAAGCTGATGGATATCTGCCGTTCCTTACCGGACGGTGCAGAAATCACCATCGAGCAGGACGACCAGCGTGTTAATGTACGCTCCGGTCGCTCGCGCTTTACCTTATCAACGCTGCCTGCGACTGAATTCCCGAATGTGGAAAACATCGCCGGTGAACAGCACTTTGTGCTGGAGCAGAACAAGCTACGTCGTGTGATCGACCGCACCAGCTTTGCCATGGCTCAGCAGGACGTGCGTTATTACCTCAACGGTATGTTGTTTGAAGTAACCGCCAATGGTTTACGTACAGTTTCTACCGATGGTCACCGCTTAGCGACGGCCCACGTTGAAATGGCTGGCCCAGATACAGCGCAGCAAATCATTCTGCCGCGTAAAGGCGTGCTGGAAATGGCCAAGCTGCTGACCGACCCGGAAGCCAGCGTTTCTCTAGCGCTGAGCACCAACCACCTGCGTGCCACCACCGAAAACTTCACCTTCACCTCCAAACTGGTGGACGGTAAGTTCCCGGATTATGGCCGTGTGATTCCGAAGAACGGCAGCAATGTGATGCTGGCGGATCGTCAGGAACTGCGCTCAGTATTCGCTCGTACCGCCATTTTGTCGAACGAGAAGTACCGTGGTGTGCGTCTGGTATTGGAACCGGAACTGCTGAAAGTGTTCGCCAACAACCCAGAACAGGAAGAAGCGGAAGAATCCGTTGGTGTGGATTACAACGGTGATTCACTGGAAATGGGTTTCAACGTTTCATACCTGCAAGACGTGATGAGCGTGCTGGATACTCAGCAAGTGAAAATGACGCTGTCTGACGCTAACTCTTCTGCATTGCTGGAAGAGCCGGAAGGTGGCGATGCGATGTACGTTGTTATGCCAATGCGTCTGTAGGGTTCGAGCTCTATGCCTATTCGGCAATTAAAAATCAGCGGTGTGCGTAACCTGCAGCCGCTGGAAATAACGCCCCACGAGGGCGTTAATTTTATCTACGGCAACAACGGTTGCGGTAAAACCAGCGTATTAGAAGCCATTGCTCTGATGGCCTCTGGGAAATCCTTCCGTACTTCCAAAATCCAGCATGTATTGAATCACGAGTCTGATCGCATCGAGATGTTTCTCGAAGTGGATGATGAAGAACGTGGTTTGTGCACCATGGACAGTTTGCGGTTAAAAAGTGGCGATACCTTGTTAAAGTTGAACGGCTCGGTGCTTACGTCTCAGGCAGAAGCCGCGCACTGGCTGCCGGTTCAGATTATCGACCCGAATACCTTTAAACTGTTATCCGGCTCTCCCGAAGAACGCCGCCAGTTTATTGATTGGGGTGTGTTCCACGTGGAACATAAGTTTATGGAACAGTGGAAAACCTTCCGTAAGCAGCTGAAACAGCGTAATTCGGTACTGAAGCAAAAAGAGCTGGAATGGCTGTCCACCTGGACTACAGGCTTTATCGAAAGTGCCGAAGTGATTGATCAGCATCGTCAAACCTACCTCAAACGTTTTAAGCCGGAGTTCGAGCGCATTCTCAATCAGCTTGATAACACCATTGATGTGCAACTGGCCTATTACCGAGGTTGGGATAAAGACACGCCGTTGGCAGACGTGCTGGAGAAACAGCAAGAGCGTGATTTGGTTATCGGTTACACCCAATCAGGGCCGCACAGAGCCGAGTTACGCATTAAGGTGGGCAAGCTCCCGGCTGCAGAGATTTTATCCCGTGGACAGCAAAAGACGGTGGTTTCCGCTCTGAAGATTGCTCAGGGGGCTTTATTCCAGCAAGAGAGTCAGCGTCGCACTATTTATCTTGTGGATGATCTGGCGTCTGAGTTGGACGAAAAACACCGTCATGCATTGTGTAAGTTACTGGAAGATCTGAACTGCCAGGTTTTTATCACCAGCATCGACAAAGACAAGCTCACCGACGTTTGGCAACCCTCTGCCAGCAAAATGTTCCACGTGGAACAGGGTGTGGTTGAGGAAAAATAGTTGTCGATACCACCCCTCCAACTACGGCCCCTCTAGCTACGCGGTTTTTAATATTAGAAGCATTGAGGTGTTAGCGAGAGGGGTAAATCACAGGGATGTGATTTATTAGCCTTCAGGGATGAACTTGTAGCGCCCCGTCAGCTAATACCTTAATGCTTCAATACCTCGCCAAATTACTCCGCGCGTTCTTAAAACAAGCACATTCCCCCTGAATTTGTTACACTTATTCGCTTTGTTATGTCGGATTTCAGGCCAGATTTACACGGCTCTGAAAGGCTAAAAAGAACAGAGGAACACCAATGTCAGAGCAGAGTTACGACTCGTCGAGTATTAAGGTCCTGAAAGGACTGGATGCCGTACGGAAACGCCCCGGTATGTATATCGGTGACACCGACGACGGTACAGGTCTGCACCACATGGTGTTTGAGGTGGTGGATAACTCCATCGACGAAGCGTTAGCCGGACACTGCGACACAGTCACCGTGGTGATTCACCCGGATAACTCGGTATCGGTTTCCGATAACGGTCGTGGTATTCCTACCGAGATGCACCCGGAAGAAGGGCGCTCAGCGGCGGAAGTGATTCTGACGGTATTACACGCGGGCGGTAAGTTCGACGATAACTCCTACAAAGTCTCCGGCGGTCTGCACGGTGTGGGTGTGTCGGTAGTGAACGCTC is from Bacterioplanoides sp. SCSIO 12839 and encodes:
- the dnaA gene encoding chromosomal replication initiator protein DnaA: MTGLWQDCLGQLQHELPAQQYNTWIRPLVASTDDNGQLSLSAPNRFVKDWVKDKYLQRIQEILSELNGGRITHAEVVVGEARPVFQRPAVQSTRPTAPPPPPPPRPKPAPAPVAAKEEFAFAQPTNNTGFEATDYSQVAQTPSMADNAPQQGDLLAADNSGFNEPPAVVSQAPTFAPFNSGNPSPAPRQPVKPKREVQVEGGLQHQSFLNTNFTFQSFVEGKSNQLAHAAARQVAENAGGSYNPLFIYGGVGLGKTHLMHAVGNYLQSKDPNAKVLYVHSERFVQDMVKALQLNAINEFKRFYRGLDALLIDDIQFFAGKERSQEEFFHTFNALLEGGQQMILTCDRYPKEINGLEERLKSRFGWGLTVAVEPPELETRVAILMKKAEQSNVHLPDDAAFFIAQKIRSNVRELEGALKRVIANSHFTGSDITLPFIKESLKDLLALQDKQVSIDNIQRIVAEYYKLKLSDLLSKRRTRSIARPRQVAMALSKELTNHSLPEIGAAFGGRDHTTVLHACRKIKELQETTADVREDYKNLLRSLTT
- the dnaN gene encoding DNA polymerase III subunit beta, with amino-acid sequence MKFVISREALLRPLQLVAGVVEKRQTLPVLSNVLLEVQGQQLSLTGTDLEVELVGRVTLDEVGQEGEITVPAKKLMDICRSLPDGAEITIEQDDQRVNVRSGRSRFTLSTLPATEFPNVENIAGEQHFVLEQNKLRRVIDRTSFAMAQQDVRYYLNGMLFEVTANGLRTVSTDGHRLATAHVEMAGPDTAQQIILPRKGVLEMAKLLTDPEASVSLALSTNHLRATTENFTFTSKLVDGKFPDYGRVIPKNGSNVMLADRQELRSVFARTAILSNEKYRGVRLVLEPELLKVFANNPEQEEAEESVGVDYNGDSLEMGFNVSYLQDVMSVLDTQQVKMTLSDANSSALLEEPEGGDAMYVVMPMRL
- the recF gene encoding DNA replication/repair protein RecF, whose amino-acid sequence is MPIRQLKISGVRNLQPLEITPHEGVNFIYGNNGCGKTSVLEAIALMASGKSFRTSKIQHVLNHESDRIEMFLEVDDEERGLCTMDSLRLKSGDTLLKLNGSVLTSQAEAAHWLPVQIIDPNTFKLLSGSPEERRQFIDWGVFHVEHKFMEQWKTFRKQLKQRNSVLKQKELEWLSTWTTGFIESAEVIDQHRQTYLKRFKPEFERILNQLDNTIDVQLAYYRGWDKDTPLADVLEKQQERDLVIGYTQSGPHRAELRIKVGKLPAAEILSRGQQKTVVSALKIAQGALFQQESQRRTIYLVDDLASELDEKHRHALCKLLEDLNCQVFITSIDKDKLTDVWQPSASKMFHVEQGVVEEK